A part of Acipenser ruthenus chromosome 12, fAciRut3.2 maternal haplotype, whole genome shotgun sequence genomic DNA contains:
- the LOC117417366 gene encoding rho guanine nucleotide exchange factor 4-like isoform X9 has translation MGVWTWELGLQLISDGSTVYAEALWDHVTMDDQELGFKAGDVIEVVDATNKEWWWGRILDSEGWFPASFVRLRVNQDEPMEEYLAKLEDGKAEDSSSSVRRHGPGFPSKDQMRTNVINEIMSTEKDYMKHLKDICEGYIKQCRKRTDMFTEEQLCIIFGNIDEIYRTQKKFLKGLEKRFNKENPHLSEIGFCFLEHQTDFQIYSEYCNNHPNACVELSKLMKVNKYVFFFEACRLLQKMIDISLDGFLLTPVQKICKYPLQLAELLKYTNPQHRDYKDVEAALNAMKNVARLINERKRRLENIDKIAQWQSSIEDWEGEDLLSKSSELIYSGEMAKISQPQAKSQQRMFFLFDHQLVFCKKDLLRRDMLYYKGRIDMDDMEVLDVDDGKDKDFNVSVKNAFKLRSLLCDEVHLLCAKKPEHKQRWLRAFDDERRQVQHDRETGFAITEVQKKQAMQNACKTHPAGKPKDIQHLLGSGSSLSQSSSCIHEPASPQPKPPPSPAAIPKTPRMTQKRLLLQKGVCVTPRALRRAMSWMSSQGKDLFH, from the exons ATGGGAGTCTGGACCTGGGAATTAGGACTGCAG TTAATCAGTGATGGCAGTACAGTGTATGCAGAGGCCCTGTGGGACCACGTCACCATGGATGACCAGGAGCTGGGGTTTAAGGCAGGGGACGTCATTGAAGTAGTGGATGCTACCAACAAGGAGTGGTGGTGGGGAAGGATCCTGGACAGCGAGGGCTGGTTCCCAGCCAGCTTTGTTCGG CTGCGTGTTAACCAGGATGAACCTATGGAGGAATATTTAGCCAAACTGGAGGATGGAAAGGCAGAAGATTCCAGCAGCTCAGTACGCCGACACGGACCTGGGTTTCCCAGCAAGGACCAGATGAGGACCAATGTCATCAATGAGATCATGAGCACGGAGAAGGACTACATGAAACACTTGAAGGACATCTGTGAG GGTTATATTAAACAGTGTCGGAAGCGAACAGACATGTTTACagaggagcagctgtgtatcaTCTTCGGGAACATCGATGAAATCTACAGGACTCAGAAGAAATTCCTGAAAGGCTTGGAGAAGAGGTTTAACAAAGAGAACCCACACTTGAGTGAAATCGGATTCTGTTTCTTAGAGCAT CAAACAGATTTCCAGATCTACTCGGAATATTGTAACAACCACCCCAATGCCTGTGTGGAGCTCTCCAAGCTCATGAAGGTCAACAAGTACGTGTTCTTCTTCGAGGCGTGCCGGCTGCTTCAGAAGATGATTGATATCTCTCTGGACGGCTTCCTGCTCACTCCAGTGCAGAAGATCTGCAAGTACCCACTGCAGCTGGCTGAGCTGCTCAAATACACCAACCCCCAACACAG GGATTACAAAGATGTGGAGGCTGCCTTAAACGCCATGAAGAATGTCGCCAGGCTGATTAACGAGAGAAAGCGACGCCTGGAGAACATTGATAAAATTGCCCAATGGCAAAGTTCAATAGAGGACTGGGAG ggtgaAGACTTGTTAAGCAAAAGTTCAGAGCTGATTTACTCTGGAGAAATGGCCAAAATCTCCCAGCCTCAAGCCAAGAGCCAGCAGCGCATGTTCTTCTTGTTTGACCACCAGCTTGTCTTCTGCAAGAAG GACCTGCTGCGCCGGGACATGCTTTACTACAAAGGCCGAATAGACATGGATGACATGGAAGTGCTGGACGTGGATGACGGGAAGGACAAGGATTTCAATGTGAGTGTGAAGAACGCCTTCAAGCTGCGCAGCCTGCTCTGTGACGAGGTCCACCTGCTCTGTGCCAAGAAGCCGGAGCACAAGCAGCGCTGGCTCCGCGCCTTCGACGACGAGAGGAGACAAGTGCAGCACGACAGGGAGACAG GTTTTGCCATAACGGAGGTCCAAAAGAAACAGGCCATGCAGAATGCATGCAAGACCCACCCAGCAGGAAAGCCTAAAG ACATCCAGCATTTGCTcggcagtggctcctctctctcccaGTCCTCCTCCTGCATTCATGAGCCTGCGTCCCCCCAGCCCAAGCCCCCTCCTTCTCCCGCTGCCATTCCCAAGACCCCCCGGATGACCCAAAAACGGCTGCTGCTGCAGAAGGGGGTCTGTGTGACCCCCAGGGCCCTGCGCAGGGCCATGTCCTGGATGTCCTCTCAAGGAAAAGACCTCTTTCATTAG
- the LOC117417366 gene encoding rho guanine nucleotide exchange factor 4-like isoform X8: MRTQQCAEGSAPHTGGSCSSSGSSGLSPGSDSDSSGVGAGGVVGIRGVLSRYWSLESLHSVTVITDGAHDKTALMDDVGSEEDLYEDFRSSNHRFGHPGGGGEQLAINELISDGSTVYAEALWDHVTMDDQELGFKAGDVIEVVDATNKEWWWGRILDSEGWFPASFVRLRVNQDEPMEEYLAKLEDGKAEDSSSSVRRHGPGFPSKDQMRTNVINEIMSTEKDYMKHLKDICEGYIKQCRKRTDMFTEEQLCIIFGNIDEIYRTQKKFLKGLEKRFNKENPHLSEIGFCFLEHQTDFQIYSEYCNNHPNACVELSKLMKVNKYVFFFEACRLLQKMIDISLDGFLLTPVQKICKYPLQLAELLKYTNPQHRDYKDVEAALNAMKNVARLINERKRRLENIDKIAQWQSSIEDWEGEDLLSKSSELIYSGEMAKISQPQAKSQQRMFFLFDHQLVFCKKDLLRRDMLYYKGRIDMDDMEVLDVDDGKDKDFNVSVKNAFKLRSLLCDEVHLLCAKKPEHKQRWLRAFDDERRQVQHDRETGFAITEVQKKQAMQNACKTHPAGKPKDIQHLLGSGSSLSQSSSCIHEPASPQPKPPPSPAAIPKTPRMTQKRLLLQKGVCVTPRALRRAMSWMSSQGKDLFH; encoded by the exons TGATCACCGATGGAGCCCATGATAAGACAGCGCTGATGGACGATGTTGGCAGTGAAGAGGATCTGTACGAAGATTTCCGCAGCTCCAATCACCGCTTTGGGCAccctggaggaggaggggagcagCTGGCCATAAACGAG TTAATCAGTGATGGCAGTACAGTGTATGCAGAGGCCCTGTGGGACCACGTCACCATGGATGACCAGGAGCTGGGGTTTAAGGCAGGGGACGTCATTGAAGTAGTGGATGCTACCAACAAGGAGTGGTGGTGGGGAAGGATCCTGGACAGCGAGGGCTGGTTCCCAGCCAGCTTTGTTCGG CTGCGTGTTAACCAGGATGAACCTATGGAGGAATATTTAGCCAAACTGGAGGATGGAAAGGCAGAAGATTCCAGCAGCTCAGTACGCCGACACGGACCTGGGTTTCCCAGCAAGGACCAGATGAGGACCAATGTCATCAATGAGATCATGAGCACGGAGAAGGACTACATGAAACACTTGAAGGACATCTGTGAG GGTTATATTAAACAGTGTCGGAAGCGAACAGACATGTTTACagaggagcagctgtgtatcaTCTTCGGGAACATCGATGAAATCTACAGGACTCAGAAGAAATTCCTGAAAGGCTTGGAGAAGAGGTTTAACAAAGAGAACCCACACTTGAGTGAAATCGGATTCTGTTTCTTAGAGCAT CAAACAGATTTCCAGATCTACTCGGAATATTGTAACAACCACCCCAATGCCTGTGTGGAGCTCTCCAAGCTCATGAAGGTCAACAAGTACGTGTTCTTCTTCGAGGCGTGCCGGCTGCTTCAGAAGATGATTGATATCTCTCTGGACGGCTTCCTGCTCACTCCAGTGCAGAAGATCTGCAAGTACCCACTGCAGCTGGCTGAGCTGCTCAAATACACCAACCCCCAACACAG GGATTACAAAGATGTGGAGGCTGCCTTAAACGCCATGAAGAATGTCGCCAGGCTGATTAACGAGAGAAAGCGACGCCTGGAGAACATTGATAAAATTGCCCAATGGCAAAGTTCAATAGAGGACTGGGAG ggtgaAGACTTGTTAAGCAAAAGTTCAGAGCTGATTTACTCTGGAGAAATGGCCAAAATCTCCCAGCCTCAAGCCAAGAGCCAGCAGCGCATGTTCTTCTTGTTTGACCACCAGCTTGTCTTCTGCAAGAAG GACCTGCTGCGCCGGGACATGCTTTACTACAAAGGCCGAATAGACATGGATGACATGGAAGTGCTGGACGTGGATGACGGGAAGGACAAGGATTTCAATGTGAGTGTGAAGAACGCCTTCAAGCTGCGCAGCCTGCTCTGTGACGAGGTCCACCTGCTCTGTGCCAAGAAGCCGGAGCACAAGCAGCGCTGGCTCCGCGCCTTCGACGACGAGAGGAGACAAGTGCAGCACGACAGGGAGACAG GTTTTGCCATAACGGAGGTCCAAAAGAAACAGGCCATGCAGAATGCATGCAAGACCCACCCAGCAGGAAAGCCTAAAG ACATCCAGCATTTGCTcggcagtggctcctctctctcccaGTCCTCCTCCTGCATTCATGAGCCTGCGTCCCCCCAGCCCAAGCCCCCTCCTTCTCCCGCTGCCATTCCCAAGACCCCCCGGATGACCCAAAAACGGCTGCTGCTGCAGAAGGGGGTCTGTGTGACCCCCAGGGCCCTGCGCAGGGCCATGTCCTGGATGTCCTCTCAAGGAAAAGACCTCTTTCATTAG